A DNA window from Streptomyces bacillaris contains the following coding sequences:
- a CDS encoding TioE family transcriptional regulator, translated as MEKNPQNRVRLRPVDLARPHGLSTQAVRNYEKAGILPAAARTESGYRTYSPLHAQALDTFLALLPGHGHPTATGIMRAVNRGAADEAFRLIDESHAQLLEDRRTLSAVENALRDLGSGVPEPGAPEPGDPAPGTPAPPEGPTSAPTFIGPLAGRLSVRPATLRKWEAAGLVRPRRDPLTGYRVYGEAEVRDARLVHQLRRGGHLLEQIAPLVDRVRAAGGLEPLEAALGDWRSRLAGRGRALLTGSAKLDAYLGERERGR; from the coding sequence ATGGAGAAGAACCCTCAAAACCGGGTACGGCTCCGGCCGGTCGACCTGGCCCGTCCGCACGGCCTCTCCACCCAGGCCGTGCGGAACTACGAGAAGGCCGGCATCCTTCCCGCCGCCGCACGCACGGAGAGCGGCTACCGCACCTACTCCCCGCTGCACGCCCAGGCCCTGGACACCTTCCTCGCCCTCCTTCCCGGCCACGGCCACCCGACGGCGACGGGCATCATGCGGGCGGTGAACCGGGGTGCGGCCGACGAGGCGTTCCGGCTCATCGACGAGAGCCACGCCCAGCTCCTGGAGGACCGGCGCACCCTCTCGGCGGTGGAGAACGCGCTACGGGACCTGGGCTCCGGCGTGCCGGAGCCCGGCGCCCCGGAGCCCGGCGACCCTGCGCCCGGCACGCCTGCGCCCCCTGAAGGCCCCACCTCCGCCCCCACCTTCATCGGCCCCCTCGCCGGCCGCCTCTCCGTCCGGCCCGCCACCCTGCGCAAGTGGGAGGCCGCCGGGCTGGTCCGGCCCCGGCGCGATCCGCTGACCGGGTACCGCGTGTACGGCGAGGCCGAGGTGCGGGACGCCCGGCTGGTCCATCAACTCCGGCGCGGGGGCCACCTCCTGGAGCAGATCGCCCCGCTCGTCGACCGGGTCCGGGCGGCCGGCGGGCTCGAACCCCTGGAGGCCGCCCTCGGCGACTGGCGCTCCCGGCTCGCCGGCCGTGGCCGGGCGCTGCTGACCGGGTCCGCGAAGCTCGACGCGTACCTCGGCGAGCGGGAGCGGGGGCGGTAA
- a CDS encoding S8 family peptidase, which produces MSVMRHTPHARRRLAAASVIATAAAVALATAGTLPATAAERAPEGVILNAGAPDTVSGSYIVTLKDSAAKSDSAKGKALAKKYGASIERTYRAALNGYEVEATAEEAKRFAADPAVASVSQNRVFTIDATQTNPPSWGLDRIDQRNLPLDQRYTYPDKAGEGVTAYVIDTGVRISHSDFGGRAFNGYDAIDNDNVAQDGHGHGTHVAGTVAGTAYGVAKKARIVGVRVLNNQGSGTTAQVVAGIDWVTANAVKPAVANMSLGGGADSVLDAAVQRSINSGITYAVAAGNESTNASTKSPARVADAITVGSTTNTDARSSFSNFGAVVDLFAPGSSIASAWNSSDTATNTISGTSMASPHVAGAAAIYLADNPGSTPAQVSAGLVAAATTGVVGNPGTGSPNRLLYVGTGSTNPPDPDPKKFENTTSYPINDNSTVESPVTVTGISGNAPATLKVPVNISHTYIGDLRIDLVAPNGTVFNLKAFGTGGSADDVVTTYTVNASSVAANGTWKLRVADNARYDTGRINSWGLHF; this is translated from the coding sequence ATGTCAGTGATGCGTCACACCCCCCATGCACGTCGAAGACTCGCCGCGGCGAGCGTCATAGCCACCGCGGCAGCTGTCGCCCTCGCCACCGCGGGCACCCTCCCGGCCACCGCGGCCGAGCGTGCACCCGAAGGCGTGATCCTGAACGCGGGCGCCCCGGACACCGTCAGCGGCAGCTACATCGTCACGCTGAAGGACTCGGCCGCGAAGTCCGACTCCGCCAAGGGCAAGGCCCTGGCGAAGAAGTACGGCGCGAGCATCGAGCGCACCTACCGTGCCGCGCTCAACGGCTACGAGGTCGAGGCCACCGCCGAGGAGGCGAAGAGGTTCGCCGCCGACCCGGCCGTCGCGTCCGTCTCGCAGAACCGCGTCTTCACCATCGACGCCACCCAGACCAACCCGCCGTCCTGGGGTCTGGACCGCATCGACCAGCGGAACCTCCCGCTGGACCAGCGCTACACCTACCCCGACAAGGCCGGTGAGGGCGTCACCGCCTACGTCATCGACACCGGGGTACGGATCAGCCACAGCGACTTCGGCGGCCGGGCCTTCAACGGCTACGACGCCATCGACAACGACAACGTCGCCCAGGACGGCCACGGCCACGGCACCCACGTGGCGGGTACCGTCGCGGGCACCGCCTACGGTGTCGCCAAGAAGGCGAGGATCGTCGGCGTCCGGGTGCTCAACAACCAGGGCTCCGGCACCACCGCGCAGGTCGTCGCCGGCATCGACTGGGTGACGGCCAACGCCGTGAAGCCCGCCGTCGCCAACATGAGCCTCGGCGGTGGCGCGGACTCGGTCCTCGACGCGGCCGTGCAGCGGTCCATCAACTCGGGCATCACCTACGCCGTCGCGGCGGGCAACGAGTCGACCAACGCGAGCACGAAGTCCCCCGCGCGTGTCGCCGACGCCATCACGGTCGGCTCGACGACCAACACCGACGCCCGCTCCAGCTTCTCCAACTTCGGCGCGGTCGTGGACCTGTTCGCGCCCGGTTCCTCCATCGCCTCGGCGTGGAACAGCAGCGACACCGCCACGAACACCATCTCCGGTACGTCGATGGCCAGCCCGCACGTCGCCGGCGCGGCCGCCATCTACCTCGCCGACAACCCGGGCTCGACCCCCGCCCAGGTCTCCGCAGGTCTCGTCGCGGCCGCTACGACCGGCGTCGTCGGCAACCCGGGCACCGGCTCGCCCAACCGCCTGCTGTACGTCGGCACCGGCAGCACCAACCCGCCGGACCCGGACCCCAAGAAGTTCGAGAACACCACGAGCTACCCGATCAACGACAACTCCACCGTGGAGTCGCCGGTGACGGTCACCGGGATCAGCGGCAACGCCCCGGCCACGCTGAAGGTCCCGGTCAACATCTCCCACACCTACATCGGTGACCTCAGGATCGACCTGGTCGCTCCCAACGGCACGGTCTTCAACCTGAAGGCGTTCGGCACGGGCGGCAGCGCCGACGACGTGGTCACCACCTACACGGTCAACGCCTCCTCGGTCGCCGCCAACGGCACCTGGAAGCTGCGGGTCGCGGACAACGCCCGCTACGACACCGGCCGGATCAACAGCTGGGGCCTGCACTTCTGA
- a CDS encoding glycoside hydrolase family 18 protein has protein sequence MRRRNLSRLTIAGVTLALVATAAPAATAGSGHGKGGDDRSKGHHRPAYKNIGYFTQWGVYGRDFQVNDLQTSGTAAKLTHINYAFGNVSAEGKCFTGNIPGQADAWADYARPLDAANSVDGVADTDTQPLAGNFNQLRKLKAKNPGLKVMISLGGWSWSTHFSDSVRTAASRKALVASCIDLYIKGNLPQDGARGGQGAAAGVFDGIDVDWEWPGSAANEGTVFRPEDKKNFTALIREFRVQLDAYAKSQARAKAKPAKGKGHGHGHHKPKPKHYDLSAYVPANPKAIDAGFDVKRLMKDFDFVNLQGYDYHVSGEKKTAQQSALYAKNDFSVDQTVRDWVKRGAPKNKLVVGMPTYGQGWTGVTGGGKGLGQPATGPAPATWANGYEDYKVLKKLADSGTFKVHRDTKNGHAWLFDGTTLWTYDDPQVLRAKTSYIRDKGLAGAMFWSLDGDTEDGELVTAVHRGLNRR, from the coding sequence ATGCGTCGAAGAAATCTGTCCCGACTGACCATCGCCGGCGTCACCCTCGCCCTGGTGGCGACCGCCGCCCCGGCCGCGACGGCCGGCAGCGGCCACGGCAAGGGCGGCGACGACCGCTCCAAGGGCCACCACCGCCCCGCGTACAAGAACATCGGCTACTTCACCCAGTGGGGCGTCTACGGGCGCGACTTCCAGGTCAACGACCTGCAGACCAGCGGGACCGCGGCCAAGCTGACCCACATCAACTACGCCTTCGGCAACGTCAGCGCCGAGGGCAAGTGCTTCACCGGCAACATCCCCGGCCAGGCCGACGCCTGGGCGGACTACGCCCGCCCGCTCGACGCGGCGAACTCGGTGGACGGCGTCGCCGACACCGACACCCAGCCGCTCGCGGGCAACTTCAACCAGCTGCGCAAGCTGAAGGCGAAGAACCCCGGCCTCAAGGTCATGATCTCGCTCGGCGGCTGGAGTTGGTCCACCCACTTCTCCGACTCGGTGCGCACCGCGGCCTCCCGCAAGGCGCTCGTCGCCTCCTGCATCGACCTGTACATCAAGGGCAACCTGCCCCAGGACGGGGCGCGCGGCGGCCAGGGCGCGGCGGCCGGTGTCTTCGACGGCATCGACGTCGACTGGGAGTGGCCCGGCTCGGCGGCCAACGAGGGCACGGTCTTCCGCCCGGAGGACAAGAAGAACTTCACCGCCCTGATCCGCGAGTTCCGCGTCCAGCTCGACGCGTACGCCAAGAGCCAGGCCAGGGCGAAGGCGAAGCCCGCGAAGGGCAAGGGGCACGGGCACGGCCACCACAAGCCGAAGCCCAAGCACTACGACCTGTCGGCGTACGTCCCCGCCAACCCGAAGGCGATCGACGCGGGCTTCGATGTGAAGCGCCTCATGAAGGACTTCGACTTCGTCAACCTTCAGGGCTACGACTACCACGTGTCGGGCGAGAAGAAGACAGCACAGCAGTCGGCGCTCTACGCGAAGAACGACTTCAGCGTGGACCAGACCGTACGGGACTGGGTGAAGCGCGGGGCTCCCAAGAACAAGCTCGTGGTCGGCATGCCGACGTACGGCCAGGGCTGGACCGGGGTCACGGGTGGCGGCAAGGGGCTGGGCCAGCCGGCCACCGGCCCCGCTCCGGCCACCTGGGCCAACGGCTACGAGGACTACAAGGTCCTCAAGAAGCTGGCCGACTCCGGCACGTTCAAGGTCCACCGGGACACGAAGAACGGCCATGCCTGGCTCTTCGACGGGACCACGCTGTGGACGTACGACGACCCGCAGGTGCTGCGCGCCAAGACCTCGTACATCCGGGACAAGGGCCTCGCGGGCGCGATGTTCTGGTCTCTGGACGGGGACACGGAGGACGGTGAGCTGGTGACCGCCGTCCACCGCGGGCTGAACCGCCGCTAG